In the genome of Etheostoma cragini isolate CJK2018 chromosome 5, CSU_Ecrag_1.0, whole genome shotgun sequence, the window TCACCTGCTTTAAGAAATGAAGCTTATTAATACTGTGCAGTATACACGACAGAAACAGGCAAATGAGCAaggcctcatttataaaactgtgcatAGGATCCTTTCTAAAAGTGTACATGAGCCCTAAAGTCAAAAATGGCGCACGCCAAAACAAGGTTTCCTtcataaatcacagattacccaCAAGTATGTGTACGTGAATCAGCATCTTATCCCACCCTGTACACGCCTATTTTGAACCATAAATAGTTAATGCAAAGCACCTCATGAATACTGATAGGTATGTATCAGTATTCATGAGTTATAACTTATGTAATAATGACCCTGGCAGTTGTTCTTTCCTTACGCCAATTCATGACGACTGGTGGAGAACAAGCAAACAACTTCTCAGACGTTCAGGaattgctgcaaaatgaattATAATTTTGGCCTGTTCTCGCACAGTGTAGGAAACCTGATCAATAGACCATGCCTGCAGTATAGTAATAATACCGTCCAAAACGGCAGGCATTACGGCACTCTGAGACAGCTTCGACCTATATGATAAAATTTAAATAGAACTAtatattatatccaaacaagTCTAACCGGGATGGCACAGTCCTGGTCACTGGACTGGGTCTACTGAACCCAATTCACTACATAGACCCAAGAGAACAGATTTAGAGAAATTTAAATCGTCAAATTAGCCAGTCATCGTCATGGACCCTGAAGTCTCCTTCTCTCTTGATTCTGGCACAACCGTAGTCCTCCTGCAGAACCAGCAGTGTGtcatcatagaccgttaatacagtctatggtcaccATGCCGTCTACGCACAGGGTCAACGCAGTATTTatgcttttaatttattaaataaattaacttaGACATATATTTAGTTGtttaggctacactgtgttctgTTGTTGTCTAATTGTAGTGTATTTGATTATGTATTCCATGCAGTCAGGCCTATATTTTTCCAACAAGTACCTTCTGCAATCTGACTTCTGTTCACCAACTCATCATCTGAAACACCAAATCCCATTTTGTATCCAAAATGTGCGTCCACATGGGTCAGAGTTTGCGTTTTCCAGtcaagtgtgttttttataaatcacaaccttTGCGTGGGAAGTGGCGTACGCACATTTTCAGCCCCGTTTGATGTGTACGCCAcctttataaatgagacccctgtGTGCTGTAGATAAAACTGATGTAGGAATGAATGTAACTGATTTCCACTTACATCCCCTGCAGTTAAACAATTCTCCTGTTTTCTTACTTTAACCTACTGCTCAACAGACATTACATCCAAACAAGTTCAAAAGCAAAACTGTTGACCTGATATCTTACTTTCTGTGGGTAAAAAAACTTCTGATGTTCTTTCACTCTTTTAGGCTCATTTATCCCAGAGGGCctgatgacattttgtacatGGGATTATGTCACATACACATTGGCCAATAGGAGCTACACGATGATGctgtgctgttttgttttcttcattccACTGGGAATCATCTTTTACTGCTATCTCTTCATGTTTCTGGCTATACGGAAGACTGGCAGGTACTGCAACTCTTAAATcagagagtatgtgtgtgttaagtaaTTTGTGCCTGTGTGGCTGGAGATACATGGAGCAAGGAGTTTGGAGagtttgcatttaaaaatacaagtaaTCCAGAAATCAATTTTGCTCAAttagcttttgtctttttttgcagtATTTCTAAATCTCAAGGATCTAATTTCTACTGTTTACCTACAGCTAACTATTACTGTTTGTTCAAAAGTGTGTTTGGTAATTTCTTTTTGATCCAGTAGATGTCTAACAAAACTGTGCTACACATCTCAGCAAATGCAGATTTTTTAGATGTTCTAATGGAGAACGGCATGTGTACAATTTAATAATGTACGTACCATAAGCCCATATCCTTACAATCGTCAACTACCGTCACAAGaagtggatattactataagttATTTTTGGCTAAATTGGCCAGTATCCCATACATTTACCTGATATTTATGTTAGGGTCTAGCTCTCTATTTAACTGCCCCCTCTGTCCTGCTCCACCTACAGGGAGGTAGAGCGTCTGGGGACTCAGGTGAGGAAATCCACCCTGATCCAGCATAAGTCCATGAAGAGTGAGTGGAAGATGGCAAAGATCTCATTTGTCGTCATTGTGGTTTATGTCCTCTCCTGGTCACCGTACGCCTGTGTTGCAATGATATCTTGGGCCGGGTAAGACTTCTTTTATAGATAAGAATGTTTATGCAATGGTTTTAGTGTGCTTGCACATTTAGGGTTATTTCAATTAAGACTAGAGTTGTGATTTTGGTTTTcgtagttttattttgtgtctgttgactttgaatgaagcgtattttatgatgataaaattactgtttattaacatggagtctgttgGGTTTAATGACTTCTCCAGTATTTTTAGGTTTAGAAAATTATCCTTATTTCTGACAGAGAGTCAaactccttagaaatcctttccaaaatgttgtcagacacttttgtGGGTGTAAATTGAAGGTGCATTCAACTGCCCAATAACTTAGgcttgtagcttgttttgcttaATACTCGACCAACGTCAAAGAGTTTTGTTCACATCAgtcatttagacacaaaaacacaagaaaatggGGTTGAAAAAATAATCCAACCCACAATCATAATGCTCTCTTCTATCGTTCCATTAAAACTTCTGGGATTTCTTCATGCAAGAAGTCACAAAATAAACTGTAACATCTAGAGATGTTTTATATGTCTGTCTggcttttcctttaaaaaaaatctacatatCTGGATGTATCAAATAATTCATCACATATTAATGAATGGAATGAGGCTCAGCTGGAAACACTAAGAAAACCCATATTTAACAGACTTGCCTTGATACTCACGTTCCGGGTGACTGCAATGGTCCGACTTAGAGTATGGATGGCTTGctaccatagaccgttaaaataaatggacagagcatgtgtgacgtcacccattggtttgtggggatcagaaatgagtcgtNNNNNNNNNNNNNNNNNNNNNNNNNNNNNNNNNNNNNNNNNNNNNNNNNNNNNNNNNNNNNNNNNNNNNNNNNNNNNNNNNNNNNNNNNNNNNNNNNNNNGATTCCTTTGAGTGTCTTGCCGTGCAACCGaacgctgaacaagacattattATCCGACCAAAGTGTCACAGCCACAGTCATGAAACGTAGTCAAACGTAGCCAAAATGAAGTTTACGTGCCATTGACGGGCTTTGCTAACactctgtcatgattgacaggccgagaactgtcaatcacattataaccacgccctaaaacacccccggCTTTAttgccgattttaaaatcaacgagaccgtaatttaaagaatgaacatcattctgtattgCAAAATACTTCAAACTAGCAATCGAGACCACAAACTCATTATGaagatgtttactgaggtaataaatcaagtgaaaagTGGCTCATTTCTCCATAGACTTCTATTGAAACCAACCTCTTTTGCAACCACGCGTGTCGccctctgcaggaattcagatagaatgcaggtttaagttacttccgcagtggttgcacttttcgaaaccggatgctctgtccacttattttaacggtctatgcttgCTACCAATTTGGATTAGAATCTCCCTAAAATGGTGTTGAAGATGTCATTATATAATGTTGTGACAGAAAGAGGTTAAGTACCCTTGGATGGCAGACGGTGAAGTTGCTTGCATATCCTCGTGTGTGCTTATCTGACCTATCTCAACATTCACTAAACCCATGTCTCTCCTGGGACTCGCAGAAGGCTGTTGTGTACTTATGtaactttaacacacacacacacacacacacacacacactcacacaaacacacacaaaaggatctGATGGACTGAGCCACCCCTCTGTGGCAGCTTGCACATTTTAGCCACTGTAATCCCTTATCCAATATGACCTTTTATTATGTTACAAAATATAGAAAGATAAAAGGAACTTTGAGTTGTGGTGGACATCTGGTTCTATCATGTAAGAAACAAACATCAAGATGAAcaagtttttttcaaacagctgttgttctctgtctctttcagtcacGCCAACATCCTGTCGCCGTACTCTAAGGCTGTCCCTGCAATCATTGCAAAGGCCTCGGCCATCTACAATCCTATCATCTATGCTATCATACACAACAAATACAGGTAAATGAGAACTCTATgttgctgtatttttgtttcaccTTCCCTCTATATCGTCCTGTATTAGATCTTGTATTGGAAGTTATAGTTTGTCATATCCCCCTATTTTAGGACAACTCTGGCAGAGAAGTTTCCCTGCCTCTGGTTTTTGTCTCCCACTCCTCGAAAGGAATGCGTCTCCTCCATCAGTGAGTCCTCTTTCAGGGACTCCGTCATTAGCAGACAATCCACAGCATCAAGAACTCACTTTATTACAGATTCACCTGACATggtaatcttttttattttgttgttctaAGATTGTTTGTATTGTCATCATTGATCTTTTCAGAATTTGGATTCTGTtgtcttaagtctcttttattctAAATGTTTTCTGGGGACTTTGCAGTCTCTTGCTCTAACaacaatctgtaaaaaaaaaactgcatacttgttatctatcttgcttaaatgacaaaatacccacttttttcctttcttctcacatatgtatttatttcaaaatttgCCGTTGGTCAAGTTTTAATTTTTACCTTGTGTGCAAAACTTTATTTCTCAAGAAATGTGCTTGCGATAGGCAGCCTCATGTACTGCAAAGAGCGAGTGCATaagcaaaatatgttttaaagaaatagattttaaataaagaaaggaGTGGACATTTTGTGAGAGTATTTCTACTGCTCTTTTACTGTTTGTGATATAATCACAAAATCTAAATACAATCTAAATATTGCACAGAatctttatttgatttttacaaTTGATGAGACACATTTTGCTACAATTAAAACCTTGTTACACAGGAAAATAGTTGTAGTATCTTCTTTGGTGTATGTCCGGCACCACAGTAAGACTAAAAAGTGAACCTCCCAGAGCTTGACTAGCATCATCTCATGCATCTGCCAAAGGTTCCCCATCCTGTTGCTTTTGGTTCTTGACAAATTTCGGGTTTAACCCAAAAAAAGGAACTTCATGTTCGTGTtttgttgaaattaaattacatgCCATCTGAGGTGAGTTAGTCttgaactattttctttttagtttagtCCAGTTCAGCTGAGTTCTGTTGTGTTCTGTCCTGCAGGTATTAAATGATGTAGAAATGGAGCTTTTGGGAAGAAAATCTCGCAAATCCTCCAGAAGAATACCATCTAACAGACAGTCTTCCAGAGGCAGGTCCTGTAAGGAACAATTAGAGCGGAAGACACTCGCAGCAGAGAGGGTAAGAGAACACAACACATAAAGGGTGAATTAagcttaaatgtgttttgtgttaataatgaattgtgtttttttgttgttgttttatgacATGCCAGCAGCCATCTACCATGAGTAAATCTTTGAGCAACTGTGAGCATGAATTGGTTTCCGGCTCTCTCACCATCGCCTCTCTCCCCTTACTGGTTCTTACCAGGAGGCACAGCCAGAGTCTGACCAATGAGATGTCAGATGCACAGGAGAAGAAAGACAGCATCATGGATTATAACAAGAGCGACCCACTTCATTCCCTTAATTTTGGAAAATTCCCGTCCACTGATCCCAGGTCACCTCAGGCTGTCCCACGCATAATCATCATCAGTCCTACATCTGAAAGCAGCCTCATCAGCCATGACAGTGTCTGCTTAGAAGACAGTATTGAGGACATGGagaacaatgtttttgtcagcCTGAACTTCTCAACGGAAGTCTTTGAGGCAGTGGAGCTGATCTCTTGACCAGCTGTGCTTGGCTGGACAATAACGACCCTTGTACTCTTTTTCAATGATATTACTTATTATAACCACAGACCACATCATATTCATCTCTACTGTCCCAGGCTTATTTTTTGGCTGTggacaaaagaaattaaaattgtttattgtttgttgaTGCATTCTGTAAAGTTATACCACTCTGTTGCTTAGATAACTGGAGTGCAGAAGAAACAAAATGACCTGGCTCTGGTGTGCAGCGGGCAGTGTTTGCCAGACTTGGCAGGGACAACCGCACCCCAAGGGCATGagttacatatttttgttagaTCCCTCACATATGACAAGTGCAACAACATATTTCCACAAGGTTGGGGCCCTAGCTAAACATTGTGCATCCTTAGTTTAACTATTCAAGCTAAAAATCCATGAAACTGTGAGGAATTTAAGGAAAGAGTTTAAGTTTTAGTTCAATTAGACACACTTTGTAGCAGGGATGTGCACAGACATTTGGAAGAGCCATTGCTCTAATCCGGAAAAAAGCATGCTCCGCAtgctctcctttcctctctggTCTAGAGACTTGTGGTAGGCCTCATCTTGACTATAATTATTAGAATCTGAATGAAGTactttatacagtatactgatCTTTTCATGGCTAAAAAGTTGAACACTGACACTAGTGGTGCCGGTTGACCTTTAGATTGTGGCTACAGTCAAAGATTCTGGTTGAGATAACTAATGCTATGAATTGGCaccataaataatattcaagtgtgtatatatatatatatatatatatataataaagaaCAATTACAACATGACTACACCTAAAAGTCTTTTACTCAAGTGGAACTTTTGAattttcacaaaataacaacTAATTTGCAGTGCTATGCACAGCACAGCCACAATTTACTgtgcatttattattaaatgaaatattttttcaatGAGTTATTAGCCTATTCCAACTTAAAGAAAAATGCTTCTGATGAAACAGGCCTACTTCACCTTAATGTGAAAAGCAGAAAACACTAACTAAAAAAAGCAAGAGTCCATTTTGAGTCCTAATATCACAACTCTAAGGAAGGAAAGCAAATATTGTGAGGTTGTTTTTATAGTATGTACAATTTATATATAGTCAATTCTTGTCTTGTGGTAGTTCCTTCAGTCCGTGTGGACCTCTACAACTTTCATCGACAGGGAGACAACGGTATAATTTTAATGTGATGCTGTTAATACTGGTCAGAAGACTGAGGCAGAGTCAAATCTGTCTCATAAAACAATCAACTTCCGGTACTTTCAATGTATTGCTGTCATTGTGGACAATGTGCTTAACAAATGATACACTGTTCCCTTTAATTATTCCTATTTATATGAAAACATAATTGTACTATTTCGGTTGCTTGTGAATGCTACAGTGTAGGTACCAGTGATAGAAGATATTTGTTGTCATTGtagagaataaaaagaaattaggaGTGCTATTCCTGATCAGTGCAATCAAAGGAGTAGCAATTTTAATGAGCAATGTAGATTTTTATACAGTAGACATACTATGgctatactgtacatgtttgcTGAAGACTGTGTTCATGTGGATGGTTAATTTATTACAAGTTATATATCCTTTCTTTTTGTCAGATACTTGAATCGCTATTTAATGAATGGCAACTCCTTTTGCTCTTAACTGGCTGATTATTCCTACTTCCAATTAATTTAATCATTCAAGTGAATTAGCAGCAATTGTTGCAAGTAGACCAAAAAGTAGCTGTTGATTGACAATTAAGATTAACCTTTGGTTTCATGTCTGTATCATCTGCGTTTTAACATTTGATTCTTAAGCATCAGTTGGTTTTAAACCTACACACATTATGAAGGAAATGTTGGAGTTGGAGTTAGTTCATGTGCTGATCGAACACTCTGAGTCCAccctttgtcacattttcatcaACATTTGACAGCTGAAACCACGGAGACATCGActgtaaaacagtttttcttctACAGAGCCTAATCTGGACGCTGTGATGTTTCATGTCTACTTTTATATCTTTGTTTAACTACGTGCTATTCTGATAATGTCTCAGACGTACTTTCTGCAGGTACAAAAGTTTATAAATCAATTTTCTGCGTTAAATGTTTGGCCATATGAAGAGAGCCACATGTATGAATTGTAATACAGCATTTAAACTATCTGACATAAcataagtgttgttttttgttagaAAGTGATGCTAGATGGCTTCACCATTCATACACCACATCCATTAAAATTCTTAAATTTAAACTcagttttataaaatgttttggcaATTAACTGACTTGATTATATCATGTGTGACTGTCTATCATTTGCTGCTCTGACATTACATGAGCATGTAGGTAGTTGGTGTTTTTCCTGATCCCTCCATTCTTGCCgttctccatccatccaccagatGCCCTCAGACTTTCTACCAATCTCTGTCACTTGACTTCTAGATCCATCtgctcacctgttcctcattccCCAATTAACCCCACAGTCTTTACACACGCCCATCTCCCCTTGGCTCTCTGTCAgatttgcaatgttttttcatGCTATTGCCTTCTAGCCTCTGAACTGAGAGCTCTGCATGCTGGAACCTGAATCTTTATTGGCACCTGTCTTTCTTTACATCCCCTGTCTCATTCCTGTTCCACTATGGATTCCCTGTTACTTCTGTTTGGACTTGCTACCCTGCCAGTAAGCTTTGTGACTTTATACCGCCTATCTTCCTGCAGACAGTCCTGCGTCTGTGTCCTTTACTTGCTGTCTCGTACTCGTTTGCCTGACAAACATAATCTCATGTGATTGTAGCGTTACTGTCCTCCTGAACCTCGTATCTCTAGAAAGTCAACTTTTCATTagctcagaaaaaaatgtttattgagtCTTGTGATGTGTGTTTCATCTAATCAGAGAGGAGTTTTCCAAGAGTTGTATAAAGTTGCATAACATGTAAATTTTCAAGTGAATTAAGtgtatacttaagtacaatacttGAGAAAATTGAAGCCTTCTGAGTTTTATTCCATCACTGCATATTTACAACAAATGAGTAGAAATGTGATGTGTAATGACACTGAACTGCCACTAGAGGGATGTAGTGAATCATATTTCTGATGTCTATGAATTCACCCAGTGTCAAAGAGGATGGAGCCTCTTTCTTTATTACAGTAACCTTTCCAACAATGGAGtcattttacaaagtaaaagatAAGAGCAAAAAGCCACAttaactctctctctcgtgtgtgtgtgtgtgtgtgtgtgtgtgtgtgtgtgtgtgtgtgtgtgtgtgtgtgtgtgtgtgtgtgtgtgtgtgtgtgtgtgtgtgtgtgtgtgtgtgtgtgtgtgtgtgtgtgtgtgtgtgtgtgtgtgtgtgtgtgtgtgcgtgcgcgcccgtccgtccgtccgtccgtccgtccgtccgtccgtccgtccgtccgtccgtcctgTTACCCCAAACAGACAActaaatttgacatttaagaGCAGTTGAAAGGTATAATATTGTCATGTTATGAGCAAACTAAAACTGTTTTTGGCCTACTGTATGCCTCATGAAAGTGTTGATGTCTGAAGACCGACCAGCCTGACATTGATTTTGTACCACACAGTATCTTGAAGTGGTGGATGTTATTTTGTGAGGATATTTTTAAAGGATAGTGTAAGATTTAATTATTCTATAACATGTTTCTTAAGGTTCTTTAAAACTCAAATTAATATGGTCACACTACAGTTGGAAATATGTTCTGTGAGTAAAAGATTTCCTGTTAAGAGTTGTTTTCCCTTGTAACATGGAGGGTAgtaaaaaagcctttttgcaAACAATCCTCTCTGTGATGAACTCCACTCTCCCGGCTGAGTGCATAATGACGTTGCTCCATTACAAACAGACCTATCACGCAAAGAGCTCACTAAGTATTGGCCAATGTCTAATAAACTGTAAATTGTCCCATGACATAGGCAAggacaaatacagaaacaggaGCGAGACAATGACATCAACACAGTGAGCAAACACCTGCTTAACCCACAATGAATgctttttgtgcctttttgtagttttttgttgtttattttggttaCATTCTATGGCTATCAGCAGTCTTTTCTAAGGTGGTCTTTGCACTTTTATCTTGAAATTTAATAGTAAAGTTTGATGAGTTATGGTAGGTAGGCGATGCTAGGCTACTGTAGATCACTTCTTTGGTGGTACTCAgatttgtttgtaaatgtcaatacatgaaaaggaaaagaaattctTCAAAAACACTATTTGTTGTATGTAAAGTGGTGATCACTGCCCTGGATGGTGTTATGGGTTTGTTATGGTACATATTtggtgtatttgttaaaaatgttgctCATATTTGATTTGTGCTGTTGTGACAATATCAAGAAGTAAATCTTAGCGTATCATTAATGTTTATCATTTCAAGCAAAGGATCAAATATAAATGACAAGATGAATATAGATTACATAATTGCTGATGGAGAAAAGACAATGTAAAAATGAGGTTACATTAAGAGAATTTTAATTGGAAGATATATCCACATAGcgagaaagaggcagagaggtGTAGGAAGAGTGTGTGGGGGGCGGGGTGGTATTGACGTTTGGTCATGCTTTAGAGTCTGTGCTGAATTCTGTGCTGAATGCTGGAGAAGCCCCTGACTGCAGACACGCAGACACGTTGAGGGGTGGGgttaaacgtttaaccccgcccctcaatGTTTAACCCCGACCACTCTCCAGCATTTGACCCTGTCATTTCATCGCAATATCAGAGTGAATTTAGCGGTATGCACCCACGCTTCGGACAGccctttttaatcaataaataatgttCTAATTCTAACAAGAATAATTAGATTCAAGAATCTAATTAttcttgttgttattatggttgtatatatgttattaaacttattttcagaattattggtgttattaaatatatatatatttatagtatatatatatatatatatatatataaatatacacatattatatacattatataatatatatgatatatattattGTCTCATGatagtttgattttgataacaTTNNNNNNNNNNNNNNNNNNNNNNNNNNNNNNNNNNNNNNNNNNNNNNNNNNNNNNNNNNNNNNNNNNNNNNNNNNNNNNNNNNNNNNNNNNNNNNNNNNNNGTGGACGGTTGGAGACTAGGCGGAGTTAAACGTTTGACCCCGCCCCTcaacgtttaaccccgcccctcaatGTGTCTGtgggtctgcagtcaggggtaCATGGAATGCTGTGCAGATGCTTTGTTTTCCCCTTGAGACCCTGCTGATATGGCGCTGCCTAAGGCCACTGATATATGGGCATCAATGgcaattatatacacacacacacacacacacacacatcacttgtTTCTGCAGTCAACACAGACTactagaaagaaagaaaccaaaagtgtgcatgtatgtttctTTGTCTTGCTCATGCTTCTGGCTGCATATTTGCCTACAAGTAAAAGTGACAGAACACCAGTCATCCATACCTTCATTTTTCACTAAAGCCGGGCCTGACACTGAGGATGATGTAATGAAAGTAGTCCTaatcatgaaagaaaaaaaagtattaaccTATATAACCctaatttttgtatttatagaaTCAGTAAAGGATTTATTGTCAAGTAAGTAacacaaggaatttgccttgatGGATGGCGCCTCGGgttcccccagtcagagctggatGATGTGGCCCggggaagggaagtttggggttccctgctggagctgctgcccctgcaacccgataccagataagcggatgaagatggatgccATTGATGAAGTGGCAAAAATCCTGAAAATACTATGTTGAAGGAGTTTAATGATGACCTCTGGAACACATTACAGATGctcagagacacaaaactatAGAATGGACGATCAAGACTAAATACCATAGAGTGGAATGGATTGGAGCACTTGAGAGGAAGAcagctacaccctgctacgtccaggAGGCAGAAAGAAACAGATTGCCTAGTCTATGGGGAAGtccacagagaaagagaaggaaggcATAAACGTGTTGCAGAGATATAGGGAAGGCTTGCTGCACTGAGGAGGGTTGAAAACCTTGCAAAGAAGCGCAGGAAGAAGGAGCATACAAGAATAAACTTTTACAAAGGTGCACTCAAATTTATAATGGGGCTCTTCACAGAA includes:
- the opn4xb gene encoding opsin 4xb, translated to MWSTENMEPENRHTQNSFFSKVDVPDYVHYIIAFFVFVIGTLGITGNALVMFAFYSNKKLRNLPNYFIMNLAVADFLMAFTQTPVFFINSLYKEWVFGEIGCKMYAFCGALFGITSMITLLAISIDRYLVITKPLQAIHWGSKRRTTLAIIMVWLYSFAWSLAPLVGWSSFIPEGLMTFCTWDYVTYTLANRSYTMMLCCFVFFIPLGIIFYCYLFMFLAIRKTGREVERLGTQVRKSTLIQHKSMKSEWKMAKISFVVIVVYVLSWSPYACVAMISWAGHANILSPYSKAVPAIIAKASAIYNPIIYAIIHNKYRTTLAEKFPCLWFLSPTPRKECVSSISESSFRDSVISRQSTASRTHFITDSPDMVLNDVEMELLGRKSRKSSRRIPSNRQSSRGRSCKEQLERKTLAAERQPSTMSKSLSNCEHELVSGSLTIASLPLLVLTRRHSQSLTNEMSDAQEKKDSIMDYNKSDPLHSLNFGKFPSTDPRSPQAVPRIIIISPTSESSLISHDSVCLEDSIEDMENNVFVSLNFSTEVFEAVELIS